The bacterium DNA window TACAGGACGACTTCGTCACGGGCGGCGGCGATGTGCAAGTATATGCCTTACAGGCGCGCTTTAAACTAACCGACGATTTGTCGTTGATTGCAGTGAAAGACGGAATTGTTGATTTAAATCCCTCCGCTGTTGTGCCTAGCGATACTGGGATTGCAGATATTGCTGCAGGTCTTAAATATTCATTTTTTAAATGTGATACGGCAATTGCCACAGCGGGGTTAACGTATGAGATTCCGCTCGGAGATGAGGATATTTTGCAAGGTCAAGGCGATGGCATGTTTAATCCATTTTTAAGTGCTGGCGCAGTGCAGGGGAATTGGAATTTCATGGGACACACTGGATATCGCATCCGAGTTGATGATGCAGACAGCTCATTCTTTGATCTTAATGCGCATGTTAGTTACAAAGTCGACAATTTTTATCCGCTTGTAGAGCTTGGCTTGAACCACGTGACAAACTCCGGAAATCGTTTACCGATTGCGGATGAGGGTCAAGATTACTTCAATTTCGGAGCAGCAAATTCTGCAGGTGAGAACTTGATCAGTATGAGTGTTGGTGCACGCTATCGTTTAGCAGATAACATCGACGTTGGTGCAGCCTATCAGTTTCCGCTTGAGCGTGAAGAGGGCAGTAATGTCTTAGATTGGAGAATTACTGCTGACATGATTATTAGATTTAGTTTGGTCTAGTATCTATAAGGAAATGATTAACGCAGCACACTTGCACCTAGTTTTAGCTCATTTGCCGGTTATTTTAATTCCAACTGGCTTAACAATCGCTGTGGTTGGGCGATTTAAGCAAAACACAGCTGTAAAAATTACTGGTGCAAGTGTGCTGCTCATTGCTGGGATGTTAGCGCTGCCGGTCTATTTTTCTGGCGGTGAGGCAGAAGAGATTGTCGAACGTTTGCCTGGAATAGTTGAAGAGCAAATCGAAGCGCATGAAGAAATTGCCGAAGTAGTTTTAATACTAGCACTTGCCACTGCAGTCTTAGCCCTAGTTACATTATTTCAAATCATCTTCGCCAAATCTACAGCGACGCTAATCTTCAATCTACTTTTAGTAGTTGCCATGCTAAGCAGCGGATTCTTAGCCTATACCAGTAATCTCGGTGGTAAAATTCGACATTCAGAGATTGACGCAGGTCGCGGGGCGGCAACTCAAGTAGGACATGACTCGGAGCACGATGATTAGCTTACTTCGAGATAGCGCGCAAAGGCGTCAAGTGTGGCGGGACTAACGTGATGCTCGATTCCTTCAGAGTCTTTGATTGCCGTATGCTCATCAATACCTAAAGCAAGTAAAAAATTTAAAACAATCTGATGTTTCTTTTTTGAGCGTTCCGCGAGCTTCTTGCCCGAATCAGTCAGAATGATTCCACGGTATGGTTCTTTAATGACTAGCCCGTAGCGGGTAAGACGTTTAAGTGTGCGAATTACAGTTACATGTGTCACGCCTAGTGCCTTGGCAATTTCAATTACGCGGGCCCTGCCGCAATTTGCAGTTAATTCGGCAATTGCTTCGACATAGTCTTCAGAGAGCTCGCGAGCATGCGCACGTCGTGTGCAAAGATGGCCTTTGACTCGTGTTTTAAGTGGTATATTAGCGGTCTTGACGAGCGTGTTCGACATAGTCTAAAATGTAGCCTATGCTACATTTGATTGTCAATCGATTTTTTCTACGAATTTTTACTCTGAGTTTCTGCTGTCTTGCATATAGCGTTTCGGTCCAAGCAGCGGACAAAAAAATATCTATCGTTACGACCACTTCAATGGTTGCTGATGCTGTTAGAGTAGTTGGCGGTAAGCGCGTTCAAGTTCAAGCGTTAATGGGTGAGGGGGTTGACCCACATCTTTATAAAGCCTCACCTGGAGACTTGAAGTTATTAACGGACGCAGAAATTATTTTTTATAATGGCCTTCACCTTGAAGGCAAAATGGCTGAGATTTTAGAAAAACTCAGTAAGAAAAAACCTGTTTACGCAGTAGCTTCAGGAATTGATACAAAACTTTTACGTCAACCTTCTGAATTTATGGGCCAGTATGATCCACATATTTGGTTTGATGTAACGCTCTGGAAGCAGGTTGTAAGTTATATCGCGAAAGTCTTGATACAGCGCGACCCAGCAGGAGCAGAGTATTATCAACTTCAAGAACAGAAATATCAGGCAGAGCTTGACCGCTTGCACGCAGAAGTCTTATCGAAAATCGCCACTATTCCAGTAGCGAAACGTGTTTTAATCACTGCCCACGATGCCTTCGGCTACTTTGGCCGCGCTTATGCGATTGAAGTGCGAGGTATCCAGGGGATTAGTACTGACAGCGAGGCCAGTATTCAAGAAATGAATGCACTGGTTGATCTGATTAGTTCTCGTAAAATTAAAGCTGTCTTTATTGAGTCTAGTGTTCCACAAAAGGCAATCGAAGCCTTAATTGAAGGGGCTGCATCGCGCGGCCACAAGGTAGAAATTGGAGGACAATTATATAGCGATGCGATGGGAAAAGAGGGCACAGCGGAAGCAACTTATTTAGGCATGTTCCGCTTCAACGTGAGTAAGATTGTTGAGGCTCTCCATGGATAATTCCAGTCCGCAGATCCCAGCGCTTGAAGTGCATGACTTAACTGTCGCCTATCACAGTAATCCAGTTTTATGGGACGTTGATCTGCAGGTCCCACAAAAGTCCCTCACAGCAATTGTCGGGCCGAACGGCGCAGGGAAATCGACTCTACTTAAAGCTGCCCTCGGCCTAGTCTCGCTTGGCAGCGG harbors:
- the mntR gene encoding manganese-binding transcriptional regulator MntR translates to MSNTLVKTANIPLKTRVKGHLCTRRAHARELSEDYVEAIAELTANCGRARVIEIAKALGVTHVTVIRTLKRLTRYGLVIKEPYRGIILTDSGKKLAERSKKKHQIVLNFLLALGIDEHTAIKDSEGIEHHVSPATLDAFARYLEVS
- a CDS encoding zinc ABC transporter substrate-binding protein — encoded protein: MLHLIVNRFFLRIFTLSFCCLAYSVSVQAADKKISIVTTTSMVADAVRVVGGKRVQVQALMGEGVDPHLYKASPGDLKLLTDAEIIFYNGLHLEGKMAEILEKLSKKKPVYAVASGIDTKLLRQPSEFMGQYDPHIWFDVTLWKQVVSYIAKVLIQRDPAGAEYYQLQEQKYQAELDRLHAEVLSKIATIPVAKRVLITAHDAFGYFGRAYAIEVRGIQGISTDSEASIQEMNALVDLISSRKIKAVFIESSVPQKAIEALIEGAASRGHKVEIGGQLYSDAMGKEGTAEATYLGMFRFNVSKIVEALHG